In Halobacteroides halobius DSM 5150, the genomic window GGCACAACGTAAGCTAGGACGTGAGGGTGCGACACGAAAAGCACTATTTGTAAACTTAGCTAATTCTTTATTTAAGAATGGGCGTGTTGAAACAACTGAGCCTAAAGCTAAGGAAGTAGCTAGAATTGCTGAAAAGTTAATCACTAAAGCAAAAAAGGGTACTCAACATGCTAGAAGGCAAGTT contains:
- the rplQ gene encoding 50S ribosomal protein L17; this encodes MAQRKLGREGATRKALFVNLANSLFKNGRVETTEPKAKEVARIAEKLITKAKKGTQHARRQVMSKLQDQESVEILFDDLASQFDTRTGGYTRVIKLGPRRGDGSPMAILELVE